A region of Trueperaceae bacterium DNA encodes the following proteins:
- a CDS encoding Crp/Fnr family transcriptional regulator, with amino-acid sequence MTESSSSQYPSLVWHLKNTKLFQDLTPDELEKITRITPYKRFAAGEIIYHMEDPADALYFVRDGMVKISMYFPNGKEMILGLLGQYDIFGELLLLESERRPNQAEAVVDTTLIVMPEQEFQRLLQQHPKIAMKFIQVMSTRLWQAQQWQAEVGAFDAPGRLANLLLRLANDFGVESERGTVIDLNLTQQDLAKMIGATRETVSHCLARLLEYGAVRRRRSPITVNTAKLQQFLDEASE; translated from the coding sequence ATGACGGAGTCGAGTTCGAGTCAGTACCCGAGCCTGGTCTGGCACCTGAAGAACACGAAGCTGTTCCAGGACCTGACGCCGGACGAGCTGGAGAAGATCACGCGCATCACTCCGTACAAGCGCTTCGCGGCGGGCGAGATCATCTACCACATGGAGGACCCCGCCGACGCCCTCTACTTCGTGCGCGACGGCATGGTGAAGATCTCCATGTACTTCCCCAACGGCAAGGAGATGATCCTGGGGCTGCTGGGGCAGTACGACATCTTCGGCGAGCTGCTGCTGCTGGAGAGCGAGCGGCGGCCGAACCAGGCCGAGGCCGTCGTCGACACCACTCTGATCGTCATGCCGGAGCAGGAGTTCCAGCGCCTGCTGCAGCAGCACCCGAAGATCGCGATGAAGTTCATCCAGGTGATGAGCACGCGCCTGTGGCAGGCCCAGCAGTGGCAGGCGGAGGTGGGCGCGTTCGACGCCCCCGGGCGCCTGGCGAACCTGCTGCTGCGGCTGGCGAACGACTTCGGCGTCGAGTCGGAGCGCGGCACGGTCATCGACCTGAACCTCACGCAGCAGGACCTGGCGAAGATGATCGGCGCCACGCGCGAGACCGTCAGCCACTGCCTGGCGCGCCTGCTCGAGTACGGCGCCGTGCGCCGCCGGCGCTCGCCCATCACCGTGAACACGGCGAAGCTGCAGCAGTTCCTCGACGAGGCCAGCGAGTAG
- a CDS encoding thioredoxin domain-containing protein → MLDVPAARRLVAALAALALAALGSPALAQLGQEPATILDQLRGYGVREAGAGHESASGFAFGIEESLGTAVAVEGEGELTDANARFIGALIGAASGYGSGIASPVTDFFRTRTAELADAGEVVVQVQEYLMEVEVTGGEPARVRVRFEPQSVPEELFGPPAHALGPADARYVVREFTDLQCPFCANFAAQGMPLIARLLERGDVRFELHHLPLKSVHPNATVAAEAAECVAAEAGAAGGDQAGEDAFWTFADALFAQQSRWAELPDPLEQFVAIAAEAGLAVEELPTCVRTGRFSDLVEESYRVAVQDLGITGTPTIFVDGLRVGDYLDPESYERLMRLSDAMAAALGNAAED, encoded by the coding sequence ATGCTCGACGTCCCCGCCGCGCGCCGCCTCGTCGCGGCGCTAGCGGCCCTCGCGCTCGCCGCGCTCGGCTCGCCGGCGCTCGCCCAGCTCGGCCAGGAGCCGGCGACGATCCTCGACCAGCTACGGGGCTACGGCGTGCGCGAGGCCGGCGCCGGCCACGAGTCGGCCTCCGGCTTCGCCTTCGGCATCGAGGAGTCCCTGGGCACGGCGGTGGCCGTCGAGGGCGAGGGCGAGCTCACCGACGCGAACGCGCGCTTCATCGGCGCCCTGATCGGCGCGGCCAGCGGCTACGGGTCGGGGATCGCCTCGCCGGTCACCGACTTCTTCCGCACGCGCACCGCCGAGCTGGCCGACGCCGGCGAGGTCGTCGTCCAGGTGCAGGAGTACCTGATGGAGGTGGAGGTCACGGGCGGCGAGCCCGCGCGGGTCAGGGTGCGCTTCGAGCCGCAGTCGGTTCCGGAGGAGCTGTTCGGTCCGCCGGCCCACGCCCTCGGCCCCGCCGACGCCCGCTACGTCGTGCGCGAGTTCACCGACCTGCAGTGCCCGTTCTGCGCGAACTTCGCGGCGCAGGGCATGCCGCTCATCGCCAGGCTCCTCGAGCGCGGCGACGTCCGCTTCGAGCTGCACCACCTCCCGCTGAAGAGCGTCCACCCCAACGCCACCGTCGCCGCCGAGGCGGCGGAGTGCGTGGCCGCGGAGGCCGGCGCCGCAGGCGGCGACCAGGCGGGCGAGGACGCGTTCTGGACGTTCGCCGACGCCCTCTTCGCCCAGCAGTCGCGGTGGGCGGAGCTCCCCGACCCGCTCGAGCAGTTCGTCGCGATCGCCGCGGAGGCTGGCCTGGCCGTCGAGGAGCTGCCCACGTGCGTGAGGACGGGTCGCTTCAGCGACCTGGTCGAGGAGTCGTACCGCGTGGCGGTGCAGGACCTCGGCATCACGGGCACGCCGACGATCTTCGTAGACGGGCTCAGGGTGGGCGACTACCTGGACCCCGAGTCGTACGAGCGGCTCATGCGGCTCTCGGACGCGATGGCGGCGGCTTTGGGGAACGCGGCTGAGGATTGA
- a CDS encoding nuclear transport factor 2 family protein: protein MDKRLGAALLGAVLVAAFLLVPVAALGQPTTDDTEAVLAMEAERFRALVDRDLRKAESLHAEEFVLIDPYGHASTRQQFFDDIAVGHLRFVDSVNDHAEVRVYGDAAVLKQHSFVTAVVDGQEFPPMELWEMFVYERRDGQWQVVWAMASETRY, encoded by the coding sequence ATGGACAAGAGACTGGGTGCGGCTCTGCTCGGCGCGGTGCTCGTCGCCGCCTTCCTGCTGGTCCCGGTCGCGGCGCTGGGCCAGCCGACGACGGACGATACCGAAGCCGTGTTGGCGATGGAAGCCGAGCGCTTCCGGGCCCTCGTCGACAGGGACCTGCGCAAGGCGGAGAGCCTCCACGCCGAGGAGTTCGTGCTGATCGACCCCTACGGCCACGCGAGCACGCGGCAGCAGTTCTTCGACGACATCGCCGTGGGGCACCTTAGGTTCGTGGACTCGGTCAACGACCACGCTGAGGTGAGGGTCTACGGCGACGCCGCGGTCCTCAAGCAGCACTCCTTCGTGACCGCCGTCGTGGACGGGCAGGAGTTCCCGCCCATGGAGCTGTGGGAGATGTTCGTCTACGAGCGCCGGGACGGCCAGTGGCAGGTCGTATGGGCCATGGCCTCCGAGACCCGCTACTAG
- a CDS encoding YbaK/EbsC family protein, with translation MTAPAALTESDLEEFCRRHGVPARLYRLGVPTPTVPDAAAAVGTEPGRIVKSLVFLALGEPLLVVAAGESRVSYPLLAAALGVGRKQVRFASPEEALLVTGYRVGAMPPFGHLRELPTLVDEVTVPASGAVFGGGGGVSALIEVEAAVLHEVTRARRVPLTRAGGAG, from the coding sequence GTGACAGCCCCAGCAGCGCTCACGGAGTCCGACCTCGAGGAGTTCTGCCGGCGCCACGGCGTGCCGGCGCGCCTCTACCGCCTCGGCGTCCCCACGCCCACGGTGCCCGACGCGGCCGCGGCCGTGGGCACGGAGCCGGGGCGCATCGTCAAGAGCCTGGTGTTCCTCGCCCTCGGCGAGCCCCTGCTGGTCGTCGCCGCAGGGGAGAGCCGGGTCTCCTACCCTCTGCTGGCCGCGGCGCTCGGCGTGGGACGCAAGCAGGTGCGCTTCGCCAGCCCCGAGGAGGCGCTGCTCGTCACCGGGTACAGGGTCGGCGCGATGCCGCCCTTCGGCCACCTCCGGGAGCTGCCCACGCTGGTGGACGAGGTCACGGTGCCGGCGAGCGGCGCCGTGTTCGGGGGAGGCGGGGGAGTGAGCGCCCTCATCGAGGTCGAAGCCGCCGTGCTCCACGAGGTGACGCGAGCCCGGCGCGTGCCGCTGACGAGAGCGGGCGGCGCCGGCTGA
- a CDS encoding dynamin family protein encodes MLDVPESLRDLVAREREAITDLQVLLARVGADQEHLGDVRTALADLDGLFMIVVAGEFNAGKSSLLNALLGEAVMPEGVTPTTDRITVVTHGERPSERSDGPAVVYRTHPAPLLRDIALVDTPGTNAIIKRHQELTERFVPRADLLLFVTSADRPFTESERRFLELIASWGRKVVMVVNKVDILDTEDQRAEVQRYVRENARQTLNVTPDVFLVSAKRAERAREAGDDAALEGSGVPALARAISERLGAERPRLKLLSPLGVAQRLVGIYQDQVAARLELLTDDNASLDEIERQGRQFERDMRREFEAHALRVKEVVRDVKERGDEFFDDVVRFRRIPKLLNSKAVQEEFERRVLAGTEQQLERAVSELVDWFIERNLRFWEDVMRFVNERASAAEDRVIGEVGGRFEYDRRALVRTLGERAQDALDTYDDAAESRRLADDLQQAVLRTGLFNVTGIGLSAAVLAFITTAALDVTGILLGLTLVGVGLLVIPRQRAKAKRELAARMRELEEALAQGITRQFEEELERSREKLAGAISPYTRFVRSELDRLGAVGEELDEMSVRLAALRGEVEALE; translated from the coding sequence ATGCTCGACGTCCCCGAGTCGCTGCGCGACCTGGTCGCCCGCGAGCGCGAGGCCATCACCGACCTGCAGGTGCTCCTCGCCCGCGTGGGCGCCGACCAGGAGCACCTCGGGGACGTGCGCACGGCCCTCGCCGACCTGGACGGCCTCTTCATGATCGTCGTGGCCGGCGAGTTCAACGCGGGCAAGTCGAGCCTCCTCAACGCCCTGCTCGGCGAGGCCGTGATGCCCGAGGGCGTCACGCCCACCACCGACCGCATCACGGTCGTCACGCACGGCGAGCGGCCCTCGGAGCGCTCGGATGGCCCGGCGGTCGTGTACCGCACGCACCCCGCCCCTCTGCTGCGGGACATCGCCCTCGTCGACACCCCGGGCACGAACGCGATCATCAAGCGCCACCAGGAGCTGACCGAGCGCTTCGTGCCGCGGGCCGACCTCCTGCTCTTCGTGACGTCGGCCGACAGGCCGTTCACGGAGAGCGAGCGGCGGTTCCTCGAGCTCATCGCCTCGTGGGGCCGCAAGGTCGTGATGGTCGTCAACAAGGTCGACATCCTCGACACCGAGGACCAGCGCGCCGAGGTCCAGCGCTACGTGCGCGAGAACGCCCGCCAGACGCTCAACGTGACGCCCGACGTGTTCCTCGTCAGCGCCAAGCGGGCCGAGCGCGCGCGCGAGGCCGGCGACGACGCGGCCCTCGAGGGCTCGGGCGTGCCGGCGCTGGCGCGCGCGATCTCCGAGCGCCTCGGCGCGGAGCGTCCGCGCCTGAAGCTGCTCTCGCCCCTCGGCGTCGCCCAGCGGTTGGTGGGCATCTACCAGGACCAGGTCGCCGCGCGGCTCGAGCTGCTCACCGACGACAACGCCAGCCTCGACGAGATCGAGCGCCAGGGCCGGCAGTTCGAGCGAGACATGCGCCGCGAGTTCGAGGCGCACGCCCTGCGCGTGAAGGAGGTCGTGCGCGACGTCAAGGAGCGCGGCGACGAGTTCTTCGACGACGTCGTGCGCTTCCGCCGCATCCCCAAGCTGCTCAACAGCAAGGCCGTGCAGGAGGAGTTCGAGCGGCGCGTCCTGGCCGGGACGGAGCAGCAGCTCGAGAGGGCCGTCTCCGAGCTCGTCGACTGGTTCATCGAGCGCAACCTCCGCTTCTGGGAGGACGTCATGCGCTTCGTGAACGAGCGCGCGTCGGCGGCCGAGGACCGCGTGATCGGCGAGGTGGGCGGGCGCTTCGAGTACGACCGGCGCGCGCTGGTGCGCACCCTCGGGGAGCGCGCCCAGGACGCCCTCGACACCTACGACGACGCCGCGGAGTCGCGGCGGCTGGCCGACGACCTGCAGCAGGCGGTGCTCCGCACGGGCCTGTTCAACGTGACGGGCATCGGCCTCTCCGCCGCCGTGCTGGCGTTCATCACGACGGCGGCGCTCGACGTCACCGGGATCCTGCTCGGCCTCACGCTCGTGGGCGTGGGCCTGCTGGTGATCCCGCGCCAGCGCGCGAAGGCCAAGCGCGAGCTGGCCGCGCGTATGCGCGAGCTCGAGGAGGCCCTGGCGCAGGGCATCACCCGCCAGTTCGAGGAGGAGCTGGAGCGCTCGCGCGAGAAGCTCGCCGGCGCCATCAGCCCCTACACGCGCTTCGTGCGCTCCGAGCTCG